Below is a window of Oceanibaculum nanhaiense DNA.
ACCCCAGCAGCAGCCGCTCGCGGCGCTGCTCGTCGCGCGCCAGCGTCATGCCCCAGTCGAGAACGCGGTCATAGTTGAAAACCGCCTCAATGCCCTGCACCAGCGCGCCGCTCAGCACGCCGATCCGCTCCGACACGCGGCCCAGCAGGCTGGAGACCGGCACCGGCCTGTCCGGCTCCGCGCCAGCCCCCTGGACCTTGACCAGCGCCTCGATCTGCCCGATCAGCGCCTGGCGCTTCTGGTCATCCTTCAGCGTATCGGCCAGCTTCTGGAGTTCCTGCTGACCCGGCACCTGCGCCGATTCCTGAGCCTGACCTGCCTGTTGCGCCAGTGCCACGGCAGCCGGCGCGAGGACGGCACAGGCGAGTATCCAGGCGAAGAGCACGGTTCGCAGGCCAGAAAGCATCATCAAAAGTCCCTTTGTGGTTTTGCGTCACTATAGGGGTTCGTCCCGTACGCTCAAGGGCGGGGCCGCATTCCCCGATGCCGGCCCCGATGCCGGCCCCGATGCCGGAGCGATCCGCAAAGCGATTTCGGCGGGCTTGTTTCGCGCCGTGCGAGCATGGATAATCGCCCCGCTAACCGCGTGATTGGCCAGATCGCTGGGAGCCCCAGACAGCCCGTACGGTCAAATAAACGCATTTCGGAAATTAGGGAGACGGCCGCATCATGTCAGACGCCTCAGTGATACCGATTCGCGAAGACCGGGCTAAATCCGCCTGGATTGACGAAAAAGGGTATTTCGACCTCTACGAACGCTCGATCAAGGATCCGGACGGATTCTGGGCCGAACACGGCAAGCGCATCGACTGGATCAAGCCCTACAGCAAGGTCAAGGACATCTCCTTCGACCGCAGCAATCTGCATATCCGCTGGTTCGAGGACGGGACGCTGAACGTCGCGGCCAACTGCATCGACCGGCATCTGGCCAAGCGCCGCGACCAGGTGGCGATCATCTGGGAAGGCGACGATCCGTCCGAGCACAAGAACATCACCTACGGCCAGCTCCATGAGGAGGTCTGCCGCTTCGCCAATGTGCTGAAGGCGCAGGGCGTGAAGAAGGGCGACCGGGTGACGATCTACCTGCCGATGATCCCGGAAGCGGCCTATGCCATGCTGGCCTGCGCGCGCATCGGCGCGGTGCATTCCGTGGTGTTCGGCGGCTTCTCCCCGGACGCGCTGGCCGGCCGCATCGTCGATTGCGATTCCACCATCGTCGTGACCTCCGACGAGGGGCTGCGCGGCGGCCGCAAGGTGCCGCTGAAGGCGAACACCGACGAGGCGCTGAAGAAGTGCCCGAACGTGAAGAGCGTCGTCGTGGTGAAGCGCACCGGCGGCAAGATCGACTGGGCCGACGGGCGCGATGTCTGGTACCACGAGGCCGCATCCAAGGTGCCCGGCGACTGCCCGCCGGAGGAGATGAATGCGGAAGACCCGCTGTTCATCCTCTACACCTCCGGCTCGACCGGCAGCCCGAAGGGCGTGCTGCACAGCTCGGGTGGCTATCTCGTCTATACCTCGATGACGCACCAGTATGTCTTCGACTATCACGATGGTGACGTCTACTGGTGCACCGCCGATGTCGGCTGGGTGACCGGCCACAGCTACATCGTCTATGGCCCGCTGGCCAATGGCGCCACCACGCTGATGTTCGAGGGCGTGCCGAACTATCCGGACGGCTCGCGCTTCTGGCAGGTCTGCGACAAGCACAAGGTGAACATCTTCTACACCGCGCCAACCGCCATCCGCGCCCTGATGCGCGATGGCGAGGAGCCGGTAAAGAAGACCAGCCGCAAAAGCCTGCGCCTGCTGGGCTCGGTCGGCGAGCCGATCAACCCGGAAGCCTGGCTGTGGTACTACCGCGTCGTCGGCGACGAGAAATCCCCCATCGTCGATACCTGGTGGCAGACCGAGACCGGCGGCATCCTCATCAGCCCGCTGCCCGGCGCCACGCCGCTGAAGCCGGGCTCCGCCACCCGGCCCTTCTTTGGGGTGCTGCCGGTACTGGTGGACCATGAAGGCAACGAGCTGAAGGGTGCTACCGACGGCAATCTCTGCATCGCCGACAGCTGGCCTGGCCAGATGCGCACCGTCTATGGCGATCATCAGCGCTTCATCGACACCTATTTCTCGACCTTCCCCGGCTACTACTTCACCGGTGACGGGGCACGGCGGGACGAGGATGGCTATTACTGGATCACCGGCCGCGTCGATGACGTGATCAACGTGTCCGGCCATCGCATGGGCACGGCCGAGGTGGAAAGCGCGCTGGTCGCCCACGCCAAGGTGGCCGAGGCCGCCGTGGTCGGCTATCCGCACGACATCAAGGGCCAGGGCATCTACGCCTATGTGACGCTCACCGCCGGAGAGGAGCCGACCGAGGAACTGCGCAAGGAACTGGTGCAATGGGTGCGCAAGGAGATCGGCCCGATCGCCAGCCCGGACCTCATCCAGTGGGCGCCGGGACTGCCAAAAACGCGCTCAGGTAAAATTATGCGTCGCATTCTGCGCAAGATTGCGGCAAATGAGTATGACGCTCTTGGCGACACCTCAACGCTGGCCGATCCGGGCGTCGTGAATGATCTGATCGAAAACCGGATGAACCGCGCGTCCTGACCGGACAGTGGCTCGAGGTGGGGGTAAAACTGCCCCATCACCAAAGCGCGAACGAACACCGACAAAATTCGGCCCGGGGAGCAATCCCCGGGTTCTTTTTTTATGGCCCCGGGTTCTTTTTTTATGGACGCTCCGCAATGATGGCGGTGTGGCCGCCCAGCGTGCCGACCGTCGCCTCGATACCATAGGCGGCGCGCAGGTTTTCCGGCGTCAGCACCGCCTCGGGCAGGCCCTCGGCCAGCACCGCGCCGGCGCTCAGCAGCACCAACCGGGTGAAATAGCGTGCCGCCAGCGTCAGGTCATGCAACGCCACGATCACGATGCCGCCCGCGCTCGCGCGGCGCGCCAGCACGTCCATCACATCAAGCTGATGACCGGGATCCAGCCCGGCCACCGGCTCGTCGGCCAGCAGCAGTTCGGGATCGCCGGCCAGCGCCCGCGCCAGCAGCACGCGCGCGCGTTCGCCGCCGGAAAGCCGGGTCACCGGCCGGCCCGCCAGATCGAGCACGCCGGCAAAGCGCATCGCCGCCTCGATGGCGGCAAGATCGGCCTTCGACAGCCGGCTCCAGGGCGTGCGGTGCGGCAGGCGGCCAAGCGCCACCAGCGCCTCGACGGCCAGCGGCCAGCGGCAATCGTCCCCGGATG
It encodes the following:
- the acs gene encoding acetate--CoA ligase, with product MSDASVIPIREDRAKSAWIDEKGYFDLYERSIKDPDGFWAEHGKRIDWIKPYSKVKDISFDRSNLHIRWFEDGTLNVAANCIDRHLAKRRDQVAIIWEGDDPSEHKNITYGQLHEEVCRFANVLKAQGVKKGDRVTIYLPMIPEAAYAMLACARIGAVHSVVFGGFSPDALAGRIVDCDSTIVVTSDEGLRGGRKVPLKANTDEALKKCPNVKSVVVVKRTGGKIDWADGRDVWYHEAASKVPGDCPPEEMNAEDPLFILYTSGSTGSPKGVLHSSGGYLVYTSMTHQYVFDYHDGDVYWCTADVGWVTGHSYIVYGPLANGATTLMFEGVPNYPDGSRFWQVCDKHKVNIFYTAPTAIRALMRDGEEPVKKTSRKSLRLLGSVGEPINPEAWLWYYRVVGDEKSPIVDTWWQTETGGILISPLPGATPLKPGSATRPFFGVLPVLVDHEGNELKGATDGNLCIADSWPGQMRTVYGDHQRFIDTYFSTFPGYYFTGDGARRDEDGYYWITGRVDDVINVSGHRMGTAEVESALVAHAKVAEAAVVGYPHDIKGQGIYAYVTLTAGEEPTEELRKELVQWVRKEIGPIASPDLIQWAPGLPKTRSGKIMRRILRKIAANEYDALGDTSTLADPGVVNDLIENRMNRAS
- a CDS encoding ABC transporter ATP-binding protein, producing the protein MNGLLHATGLAATGLAVALGDRPVLSGVDLTAGPGDVIGLLGPNGAGKTTLLRTLAGLLAPTAGSVTLDGVPLAGIPPAVLARRLAYLASGDDCRWPLAVEALVALGRLPHRTPWSRLSKADLAAIEAAMRFAGVLDLAGRPVTRLSGGERARVLLARALAGDPELLLADEPVAGLDPGHQLDVMDVLARRASAGGIVIVALHDLTLAARYFTRLVLLSAGAVLAEGLPEAVLTPENLRAAYGIEATVGTLGGHTAIIAERP